The window TCCTGCTGGCCGCCATGGCACTGGACCGCTACCTGGCCATCTGCCGCCCTCTAGCCTACCCGCGGCTCATGACCACCGGACTCTGCTGGAGACTTCTGGCCTCCTGCTGCGTGGGTGGCTCCATCCTAGCCTTGGGCCTCACCGCCGCCGTATTCCAGCTGCCCTTCTGCCACGGCGGCCTCGTCAACCACGTCTTCTGCGACCTCCCGGCGGTGCTGGTGCTGGCCTGTGGGGACCGGCTGCTGCAGGAGCACGTCCTCCTGGCCGCTTGCCTGCTGCTGCTGGTGCTGCCTCTGGCCCTGATCCTGCTGTCCTACACCAGGGTGCTGGTGGTCATCCTGGGGGTCGGCGGGGCCGCAGGTCGCCGGAAGGCCTTCAACACAGTCGCGTCCCATCTCACGGTAGCCGTGCTCCACTATGGCAGTGCCACTGCCATGTACGCCAGGCCCCTCCGCAGCCGCTCCCTGGAGGAGGACAAGCTGGTCTCTCTCGTCTACATCAACCTCACACCACTGCTCTACCCGGCCATCTACACGCTGCGGAACCGGGACATGCAGGGTGCGCTGCAACGCGCGGTCAGCCAGGGGACACCGGGTATCGTCCCCCAAGCTGAGCTCACCTAATGCTGGGTGGAATCTCCCCCTCTGATGGAAATCTCACCATCACAGTCCCATCTATGGCTCCCCAAGGCCAAATGGACTTGTAATCCTTAGCATGGCAGACAAGGGCCCCCAAAATCAGGTTCCTGCTTAGTTCTGCTTCTGCTGACATTAAGAACTGGATAGTTCCTCGTGTGGCGGTCCGTCctgtacattgtaggatgtttagcagtgttttagtttgtcctagtttgctaaagctgcagaatgcaaaacaccagagatggattggcttttataaaatggggatttatttcgctacacagttatagtcttaaggccacaaagcatccaaggtaacacatcagcaatcgggtaccctcaccggaggatggccaatggcctccggaaaacctctggtagctaggaaggcagccggcgtctgctccagagctctggcct of the Choloepus didactylus isolate mChoDid1 chromosome 21, mChoDid1.pri, whole genome shotgun sequence genome contains:
- the LOC119517185 gene encoding olfactory receptor 10AC1-like; this encodes MSCWPESNWTTPREFIILGFSGWSQGLRGLLFALLLPLYLATLAGNLLILGLAVVDPALHTPMYFFLGALSAVEVAYTLVLTPRMLAGFLLPPGGQAVARSTCAAQMSLFVALGGSECLLLAAMALDRYLAICRPLAYPRLMTTGLCWRLLASCCVGGSILALGLTAAVFQLPFCHGGLVNHVFCDLPAVLVLACGDRLLQEHVLLAACLLLLVLPLALILLSYTRVLVVILGVGGAAGRRKAFNTVASHLTVAVLHYGSATAMYARPLRSRSLEEDKLVSLVYINLTPLLYPAIYTLRNRDMQGALQRAVSQGTPGIVPQAELT